From a region of the Danio aesculapii chromosome 4, fDanAes4.1, whole genome shotgun sequence genome:
- the LOC130222189 gene encoding tripartite motif-containing protein 16-like has translation MVTEEGCGFLSSALTSNPSHLRELDLSYNHPGDSGVKLLSEQLEDPNYTLDKLNLDHGGDVRITAGLHKYVCFLTLDPNTAHTRLILSEENREVKSVLEDQPYPDHPDRFDVCPQVLCRESVCGRCYWETEWSGDHVCISVSYKSIRRKGTGVECWFGSNAQSWSLLCSSSGFLFTHNYTDTDLPVKRLSRRIGVFVDHSAGTLIFYNIYRDTMSLIHSVQTTFTEPLWPGFRLSSGSSVKLS, from the exons atggtgacagaggaaggctgtggttttctgtcttcagctctgacttcaaacccctcacacctgagagagctggatctgagctacaatcatccaggagattcaggagtcaagctgctctctgaacaactggaggatccaaactacacactggacaaactcaa tctggatcatggaggagacgtgaggattacagcaggactgcacaaat atgtctgtttcctcacactggatccaaacacagcacacactcgtctcattctgtctgaggagaacagagaggtgaagagTGTGTTAGAGgatcagccgtatcctgatcatccagacagatttgatgtttgtcctcaggtgttgtgcagagagagtgtgtgtggacgctgttactgggagactgaATGGAGTGGAGATCAtgtgtgtatatcagtgtcatataagagcatcaggaggaagggaaCAGGTGTTGAGTGCTGGTTTGGAtctaatgctcagtcctggagtttgctCTGCTCTTCCTCCGGATTCTTATTCACACACAATTACACAGACACTGATCTCCCAGTGAAGCggctcagcaggagaataggagtgtttgtggatcacagtgcaggaactctgatcttctacaacatctatagagacacaatgagcctcatccactcagtccagaccacattcactgagccgctctggcctgggtttaGGCTCAGttctggatcatcagtgaaactgagctga